A window of the Misgurnus anguillicaudatus unplaced genomic scaffold, ASM2758022v2 HiC_scaffold_32, whole genome shotgun sequence genome harbors these coding sequences:
- the LOC141349149 gene encoding uncharacterized protein, giving the protein MLMLVKEELEKMTDPQPCRIKDEDTEEQIDMMEVKKESQAEVDEKHQIVKINHNVSQKETLKTKDIKCENSFSEDERPSDHKRTHSEEKPLTCQQCGKSFRDKRKLETHVRSHIKEKPHACHECERSFISATYLKIHMRSHTGEKPYVCQQCGKSFRTKWQLNEHVRIHTGEKPHLCHHCGKSFTTASELKKHSRVHTGEKPHTCHHCEKSFTTKGNLKTHMTLHTGEKLFTCHLCGKSFRTKRDLNRHVRIHTGENTFICHHCGKGFTMKCDLNRHVIIHTGEKPYLCQHCGKSFRTKPNLNLHMRIHTGQKPHVCHHCEKSFTTKGNLKTHMTLHTGEKPFTCHPCGKSFTMKYDLNRHMRIHTGEKPYACQPCGKSFRTKSNLNVHLRTHTEEKPFTCHECKKSYKAKATLNKHMRIHTR; this is encoded by the exons atgttgatgctggtgaaagaggagcttgagaagatgacagatccacaaccatgcagaataaaggatgaagatactgaggaacaaatag ATATGATGGAAGTGAAAAAGGAGAGTCAAGCTGAAGTGGATGAGAAACAtcagattgtaaaaataaaccataatgtttcacagaaagaaactctgaagacaaaagacataaagtgtgaaaatagTTTCAGTGAAGATGAACGACCTTCAGATCACAAGAGGACTCACAGTGAGGAGAAACCTTTaacatgtcaacagtgtggaaagagtttcagagatAAACGTAAACTTGAGACTCATGTGAGAAGTCACATTAAAGAAAAACCACACGCGTGCCATGAGTGTGAAAGGAGTTTTATATCTGCAACTTACCTTAAGATACACATGAGgtctcacactggagagaaaccttatgtatgtcaacagtgtggaaagagtttcagaacaAAATGGCAGCTTAATGAACAtgtgagaattcacactggagagaaaccacatCTGTGTCAtcactgtggaaagagttttacaactgCAAGTGAACTTAAGAAACATTCAAGagttcacaccggagagaaaccgcACACGTGCCATcactgtgaaaagagttttacaactAAAGGTAATCTTAAgacacacatgacacttcacactggagaaaaactgTTCACATGTCatctgtgtggaaagagttttagaaCGAAACGTGACCTTAATAGACAcgtgagaattcacactggagagaacaCATTCATTTGTCATCACTGTGGAAAGGGTTTTACGATGAAATGTGACCTTAATAGACACGTGataattcacactggagagaaaccatactTGTGTCAacactgtggaaagagtttcagaacaAAACCTAACCTTAACCTacacatgaggattcacaccGGACAGAAACCACACGTGTGCCATcactgtgaaaagagttttacaactAAAGGTAATCTTAAgacacacatgacacttcacactggagaaaaaccgtTCACATGTCATccgtgtggaaagagttttacaatGAAATATGACCTTAATAgacacatgagaattcacactggagagaaaccatacgCGTGTCAAccctgtggaaagagtttcaggaCAAAATCAAACCTTAATGTACATTTGAGAACTCACACTGAAGAGAAACCCTTCACATGCCATGAGTGTAAAAAGAGTTACAAAGCAAAAGCTACACTTAACAAACACATGAGAATCCACACTCGATAG